A stretch of Lactuca sativa cultivar Salinas chromosome 6, Lsat_Salinas_v11, whole genome shotgun sequence DNA encodes these proteins:
- the LOC111897340 gene encoding dof zinc finger protein DOF3.2, with protein sequence MEVEMDVSGVHHHYQQQEMSSHMLDSMLVCTKAQQDKKPKPPEDALKCPRCDSGNTKFCYYNNYSLTQPRYFCKSCRRYWTKGGTLRNVPVGGGCRKNKRSSSSSSSATSPISSSASALSKIRGPQDHHLNIQQHHQHPLNIITSSNSNNHLLSSGLGHLPYDSTDLSLAFARLQGQANTHLGFDQFDQNDPTSNHNLGFLDAIRGGFLENMHTSNGFHNVLYSGGNLGNGEMGSVGNLIMGLNNGTRNHDQDQEIMNPMFHDHQQHMMNNGSTCSATTAVTMTTVKQEACNMMKSSEFGESRPGGGGGGVLWGFPWQIGGGGGDQGNMAHDVESGRSQIGGWNGISSTAWHGLIDSPLM encoded by the exons ATGGAAGTAGAAATGGATGTTTCAGGAGTACACCACCATTATCAGCAACAG GAGATGTCTTCGCATATGCTTGACAGCATGTTGGTGTGCACAAAAGCACAACAAGATAAGAAACCAAAGCCACCGGAGGACGCTCTGAAATGCCCAAGATGTGATTCCGGCAACACCAAATTCTGCTACTACAACAACTACAGCCTCACTCAGCCGCGATACTTTTGCAAATCCTGCCGGAGGTACTGGACCAAAGGCGGAACCCTAAGAAACGTTCCTGTTGGTGGTGGATGTAGGAAGAACAAAagatcatcatcgtcatcatcatcagcCACCTCACCCATTTCATCATCAGCTTCTGCACTTTCAAAGATCAGAGGGCCCCAAGATCATCATCTCAATATccaacaacatcatcaacatcCACTCAATATCATCACATCATCTAATTCAAACAATCATTTGCTTTCTAGTGGTTTAGGCCATTTACCTTACGACTCAACCGATCTCTCCCTTGCTTTTGCTAGACTCCAGGGTCAAGCAAATACCCACCTGGGATTTGACCAGTTTGACCAAAACGATCCCACTTCAAACCACAACTTGGGTTTTCTTGATGCGATTAGGGGAGGGTTTCTTGAGAACATGCACACCTCGAATGGATTTCATAATGTGTTGTATAGTGGGGGTAATCTTGGAAATGGAGAGATGGGTAGTGTGGGAAACTTGATCATGGGTTTAAACAATGGTACTAGAAACCATGATCAAGATCAAGAAATCATGAATCCGATGTTCCATGACCATCAACAACACATGATGAACAATGGTAGTACTTGTAGTGCAACAACGGCAGTTACAATGACAACAGTGAAGCAAGAAGCATGCAATATGATGAAATCATCTGAGTTTGGAGAGAGCAGACCAGGAGGCGGAGGAGGAGGGGTATTATGGGGATTTCCATGGCagataggtggtggtggtggtgatcaaGGGAACATGGCTCATGATGTTGAATCGGGAAGATCACAAATTGGAGGATGGAATGGGATTAGTTCAACAGCTTGGCATGGACTCATAGATAGCCCTCTTATGTAG